The following are encoded together in the Natator depressus isolate rNatDep1 chromosome 10, rNatDep2.hap1, whole genome shotgun sequence genome:
- the SNX22 gene encoding sorting nexin-22 isoform X2 has translation MIAVSIPAVGPGAEPEPSPEKTHTVFTVEVLCNGRKHILEKRYSEFHALHKRIKKMCKVPDFPPKRVPNWMSKVQEQRRQGLEVYIQGVLYYNKELPKELLDFLKLRHFQQDAKASSLDHGFLLSHRPVMIFHKDPYVLPSPTELLPDIVLSGVLQGFYRPASSCWGKAAPKCLVGPHMLSQQGS, from the exons ATGATCGCGGTGTCTATCCCCGCGGTGGGGCCGGGGGCCGAGCCCGAGCCGAGCCCGGAGAAGACGCACACG GTGTTTACGGTGGAGGTCCTGTGCAATGGCCGGAAACATATCCTTGAGAAGCGCTACAGCGAGTTCCATGCCCTGCATAAAAGG ATAAAGAAGATGTGCAaggtcccagatttcccccccaaGCGAGTCCCCAACTGGATGTCGAAGGTGCAGGAGCAGCGGCGGCAGGGCCTGGAGGTTTACATTCAG GGTGTCCTGTACTACAACAAGGAGCTGCCTAAGGAACTGCTGGACTTCCTGAAGCTCAGGCACTTTCAGCAGGATGCAAAGGCCAGCAGCCTGGA CCACGGCTTCCTGCTCTCCCACCGGCCGGTTATGATCTTCCACAAAGATCCCTatgtgctcccctcccccacag agctgctgccagacaTAGTTCTGAGTGGTGTGTTACAAGGCTTCTACCGACcagcaagctcctgctgggggaaGGCAGCCCCAAAGTGCTTGGTGGGGCCCCACATGCTTAGCCAGCAGGGCTCATGA
- the SNX22 gene encoding sorting nexin-22 isoform X1, whose product MGSLPSPGEQAAEEAPCGASQYTQYYPNRLIRQPLPSSDPSQWLSVCTAVKHFPLHFLQLGKVFTVEVLCNGRKHILEKRYSEFHALHKRIKKMCKVPDFPPKRVPNWMSKVQEQRRQGLEVYIQGVLYYNKELPKELLDFLKLRHFQQDAKASSLDHGFLLSHRPVMIFHKDPYVLPSPTELLPDIVLSGVLQGFYRPASSCWGKAAPKCLVGPHMLSQQGS is encoded by the exons ATgggctccctgccttccccaggAGAGCAGGCTGCTGAAGAAGCCCCATGTGGTGCCAGCCAATATACTCAATATTATCCCAACCGGCTGATTCgacagcccctccccagctctgaccccagccagTGGCTGTCTGTCTGCACAGCTGTTAAACATTTCCCCCTTCATTTCCTGCAGCTAGGGAAG GTGTTTACGGTGGAGGTCCTGTGCAATGGCCGGAAACATATCCTTGAGAAGCGCTACAGCGAGTTCCATGCCCTGCATAAAAGG ATAAAGAAGATGTGCAaggtcccagatttcccccccaaGCGAGTCCCCAACTGGATGTCGAAGGTGCAGGAGCAGCGGCGGCAGGGCCTGGAGGTTTACATTCAG GGTGTCCTGTACTACAACAAGGAGCTGCCTAAGGAACTGCTGGACTTCCTGAAGCTCAGGCACTTTCAGCAGGATGCAAAGGCCAGCAGCCTGGA CCACGGCTTCCTGCTCTCCCACCGGCCGGTTATGATCTTCCACAAAGATCCCTatgtgctcccctcccccacag agctgctgccagacaTAGTTCTGAGTGGTGTGTTACAAGGCTTCTACCGACcagcaagctcctgctgggggaaGGCAGCCCCAAAGTGCTTGGTGGGGCCCCACATGCTTAGCCAGCAGGGCTCATGA